The Zygosaccharomyces rouxii strain CBS732 chromosome G complete sequence genome contains a region encoding:
- the MTF1 gene encoding RNA polymerase specificity factor (similar to uniprot|P14908 Saccharomyces cerevisiae YMR228W MTF1 Mitochondrial RNA polymerase sigma-like specificity factor required for promoter recognition interacts with mitochondrial core polymerase Rpo41p imported into mitochondria via a novel process requiring most of the Mtf1p sequence) has protein sequence MSLPVGSYTQLSKIKHFYGSKFLLNEKIHDKILDKLKIEKIFKTPGEMKVLDLYPGPGQHSAVFYNRYKPKQYGVMEARPDFLKTLKIQYERSPIQIFAKDPYEWTSYTDLIDSEKAFVPEKQPHESLNDKFLIIANLTNSAHEGLLMQWFNCIGNTNWLQRFGLVKMLLWVPISSAAKLLAAPGMHLRSKCSVVREAFTDTNLVAISDGSEREQFDDALWKSSDPLIFQNEDTYPQRGKGIALLEVNPKKHTTDLDNWDYVTKHLLILRKTRLRDAVESLGHGAKDYFSQKVEDPTFLDKYPVDLTNDDFKYLANLFNLWPFKPDVYMDFIDIYQEEGVM, from the coding sequence ATGTCATTGCCTGTAGGAAGTTACACACAATTAAGTAAAATCAAACACTTTTATGGGTCTAAATTCCTACTTAATGAGAAGATTCACGATAAAATATTGGATAAACTgaaaattgagaaaattttcaaaacccCAGGGGAAATGAAAGTGTTAGACCTATATCCTGGTCCTGGACAACATTCCGCAGTCTTTTACAATCGTTATAAGCCCAAACAGTATGGTGTTATGGAAGCTAGACCGGATTTCCTAAAGACATTAAAGATACAATACGAACGTTCGCCCATTCAAATATTTGCCAAGGATCCCTACGAATGGACTTCTTATACTGACTTGATCGATTCTGAGAAGGCATTTGTTCCTGAGAAGCAACCGCACGAATCTCttaatgataaatttctgATAATTGCCAATTTGACCAATTCCGCACACGAAGGTTTACTAATGCAGTGGTTTAACTGCATAGGAAATACTAATTGGTTACAAAGATTTGGACTAGTCAAGATGTTGTTGTGGGTTCCTATTTCTTCAGCAGCAAAACTTTTGGCGGCTCCCGGAATGCATCTGAGATCTAAATGTTCTGTAGTTAGGGAAGCATTTACTGATACTAATCTAGTAGCTATCTCTGATGGCAGTGAGAGAGAACAGTTCGATGATGCACTTTGGAAATCAAGTGATCCTTtaattttccaaaatgaaGATACATATCCACAGCGCGGCAAGGGAATTGCTTTATTAGAAGTGAATCCAAAAAAGCATACTACCGACCTAGATAATTGGGACTATGTCACAAAGCATCTACTCATTTTGAGAAAGACTCGACTTAGAGATGCTGTAGAATCATTGGGACATGGCGCAAAGGATTACTTTAGTCAAAAGGTTGAGGATCCGACGTTCCTAGACAAATATCCCGTAGATTTGACCAACGATGATTTTAAATATTTGGCCAATCTATTCAATCTATGGCCTTTCAAACCAGATGTCTATATGGACTTCATCGATATCTATCAGGAAGAAGGTGTGATGTGA
- the TAF7 gene encoding TATA-binding protein-associated factor TAF7 (weakly similar to uniprot|Q05021 Saccharomyces cerevisiae YMR227C TAF7 TFIID subunit (67 kDa) involved in RNA polymerase II transcription initiation) — protein sequence MPVIKIKKRDNPENPEPEPKSKRVRSKTKVKEEKGDMPKLKLNLGKKKEKSPEPNGGMKLKLNLKNSEEPEKVAKAPRLRVKPIRVPGEGYDSEASDVEDDPLMEEGIILRILPDLSAEFVKNSIESGDYSGISIKWKGQRHAVVNINNVSYGAVLVNLPTVIEVNKSVDRKNLLKTLDVCQMLLCIKVIENEEDVFRLTPPDSEDLISKHFEEYKDEINDFKKKFIKGFNGGPLTDAESKYMDEIVLKPYDYKHGITPALYNVRNRRFRRRMGQGEFDYVEQVVERLLKFDEQAEDVQYELIDEDEAIRKSTSANHVTNFDSIQDSEPSSFQFADIDEREDDDLDLDAAFQSDQEDAKTGDEDQDAMGVLEEAGDDVEQDNGEEDEEDGEEDEEDEEEEEDGGGTEKQHVNEDRQHNELLKDELHELETTLIHTKTKLQKATNPLLKSRFIDSIVKLEKEVELKRKQLKLSDEILLKPGDSQLEADLQSEEQQDQQEEQEQQKVQEQQEQQQEQQQENPDRSQDHTQKQEDEDEEEDEEEEEEDEEDEESRPKPENEELDQTDLDMMMLFGAEGDEGEEEGEESEA from the coding sequence ATGCCAGTAATTAAGATTAAGAAAAGAGATAATCCTGAGAATCCTGAGCCGGAACCAAAGTCTAAAAGAGTGCGCTCAAAGACCAAAGTAAAGGAAGAGAAAGGTGATATGCCTAAGCTAAAACTCAACTTggggaagaagaaggagaagagTCCTGAACCAAACGGTGGCATGAAgctgaaattgaatctaAAGAACTCTGAAGAGCCAGAAAAAGTTGCGAAAGCGCCAAGACTGCGAGTTAAACCCATCAGAGTTCCCGGTGAAGGTTATGATTCAGAAGCATCCGATGTGGAGGATGATCCACTAATGGAGGAAGGTATAATACTTAGGATCTTACCAGATCTAAGTGCTGAATTTGTCAAAAATTCTATTGAATCTGGTGATTATTCAGGGATTAGTATTAAATGGAAAGGACAAAGACATGCCGTAGTCAATATTAATAATGTATCCTACGGCGCAGTCCTTGTCAATTTGCCGACTGTAATTGAGGTTAACAAAAGTGTAGATAggaaaaatcttttgaagacttTAGACGTTTGTCAAATGCTACTCTGTATTAAGGtgattgaaaatgaagaagatgtgTTCAGATTGACACCTCCAGATTCTGAAGATCTAATATCGaaacattttgaagaatataAGGATGAGATTAACGActttaaaaagaaattcatcaaaggTTTTAATGGTGGTCCGCTTACCGACGCAGAATCCAAATATATGGATGAGATAGTGCTGAAGCCATATGACTATAAACACGGTATAACTCCGGCTCTTTACAACGTTAGAAATAGGAGATTTAGACGTCGTATGGGACAAGGGGAATTTGATTATGTGGAGCAGGTAGTAGAAAGGTTACTAAAATTCGATGAGCAAGCAGAGGACGTTCAATACGAATTAATTGATGAGGACGAAGCAATCAGAAAATCTACTTCAGCTAACCATGTAACCAATTTCGATAGTATACAAGATTCCGAACCTTCATCGTTTCAATTCGCGGATATCGATGAGagagaagatgatgatttggatCTTGATGCAGCATTTCAAAGTGATCAAGAAGATGCGAAAACTGGTGATGAGGACCAGGATGCAATGGGTGTATTAGAAGAGGCAGGCGATGACGTGGAACAAGATAATGGTGAAGAGGACGAAGAGGATGGTGAGGAGGACGAAGAGgacgaagaggaagaggaagatggtggtggtacCGAAAAGCAACATGTTAATGAAGATAGACAACATAACGAATTACTGAAGGATGAATTGCACGAATTGGAAACTACCTTAATTCATACGAAGacaaaattacaaaaagcTACTAATcctcttttgaaatcaagATTTATAGATAGTATCGTTaaattggagaaagaaGTGGAACTCAAGAGGAAACAGTTGAAATTAAGTGATGAAATATTGTTGAAGCCAGGCGACTCCCAACTAGAGGCAGACCTTCAATCTGAGGAGCAGCAAGATCAGCaggaagaacaagaacagcAGAAGGTCCAAgaacaacaggaacaacagcaagaacaacaacaagagaaTCCCGATCGTAGCCAAGACCATACCCAAAAGcaagaagacgaagatgaggaagaagatgaggaagaggaagaagaagacgaagaagacgaagaatCACGTCCTAAACCAGAAAACGAAGAATTGGACCAAACCGATCTTGACATGATGATGCTGTTCGGTGCAGAAGGTGacgaaggtgaagaagaaggtgagGAATCTGAGGCGTAG
- the RRP5 gene encoding Rrp5p (similar to uniprot|Q05022 Saccharomyces cerevisiae YMR229C RRP5 Part of small ribosomal subunit (SSU) processosome containing U3 snoRNA) required for the synthesis of both 18S and 5.8S rRNAs), translating into MPDKRRRDESPLVRQDSTKQPTSSVLKNTAEVSFPRGGGSALTPLELKKVANEAASEVLFGDNGGDSEEVSSRPAKKKKTTTKPQATSAEGTNAVAAAAADDETFNVVEHMSFKTLKPNSYLLGQVSSINKNDLTVSFTDGISGFVTMTHISEQFTSILEQLDDKMDASDHEEDSDHDHSDDEDEAEARKSKELPDLNQYFQLGQWLRCRVTINSAMDSGRKKKDKKRIELSLEPSEVNSFSEEDLDKYSAVQCSVKSMEDHGAILDLGIEGLTGFVSKKDIPQGWQCLPGSVFLANVVKKSSRTVNVNFDFRSKSNKITQISSIDVVVPGQVVDFMCQKITEQGVLGKVFGMLPGFLGINQSRIFKQEALRHTFAIGSNIKCRIIAQLPSKSDEKTLILSILPNILSLESKWSKDEALDAFPVGHICQNCEVLGRDSEYIYLALDDERFGQVHLSKAGELVESSKNRSDARVLGYNGVDKLYQLGTDPKLLELRYLRAEDIPAGELVTGCEIVTVSSKGIELRLFGSQFKAFVPLLHISDIRLVYPERKFKIGSKVKCRVLSVDARGRIFATLKKSLVGLDEENTKVISSYDSANALKSANEVTIATVQQFHTKGCFLTFFGKLKGFLPNAEISEVFVRRPQDHLRLGQTVSVKLIEVDEERSRIIATCKISNDLAAQQKESIEEMIPGRTLVDVTVAEKTKDSLVVELKDLSLRGVIYVGHLSDARIEQNRASLKKIKIGSELKGLVIDKDVRTHVFNMSLKESLIKDAKEDLLPINYQDVKSKVPTTPMHGYIKSISEKGLFVAFNGKFVGLVLPSYAVESRDVDISKTFYVNQSVTAYLLRTDDEHERFLLSLKEPKNASNGKKSDAEIVNPVDENIKTSEDFTLGRIVKGKVKAVKKNQLNIILADNIFGRVDVAEVFDHIEDINDPKQPLANFKKGDVIDVRIIGNHDVKSHKFLPITHQVGKGTVLELTVKPSKLKGNEFKAKDIEDVKVDEEVLGFINNHLNNSLWLTVSPRLKAKVSALDLVDDGAELSDNLEDSFPLGTAFKIRVTGIDKEHATITATGRSHSINNIKDAQPGTKVPARILKVNEKYVLLDLGSGVKGISFATDALDDFSIPLPEAFKDKQNQIVSATVLLVDEENSRIKLSLRSPAAKTHAISSHEDLKKGAIVQALVKGTTDKGVFVYLSSNLEAFVPVSKLSDSYIKEWKKFYQPMQHVVGKVVNCDDDSRILLTLRESEVNGDLKILKGYDDIKVGDIFNGHVKNVTDFGVFVKLDDTVNLTGLAHRTEIADEAPQDLNSLFGVGDRVKAYITKVNAEKRKISLSLKASRFSKEEDVNNAVSEANEASESEDEVMEGVDYNHSESEAEPEEEDEEPKKPKVSSDGLSLSADFDWTASILDQTQPDEESEDEDEDFTKSNKSKRQRNKNKIVEDKTIEINTRAPESVGDFERLILGDPNSSVVWMNYMAFQLQLSEVDKAREIAERALKTINFREELEKLNIWVALLNLENTFGTDETLNDIFKRACQYMDSFTIHNKLLSIYQMSEKFDEAADLFKATAKKFGSEKVSIWVSWGEFLISQNQPEEARAILTRALQILAKRNHIDVVRKFAQLEFNKGEPERGRSLFEGLIADVPKRIDLWNVYLDQEMKTGDKKKVEDLFERIVVKKLTRKQAKFFFNKWLQFEETQNDSKAEEYVKAKAIEYAENHPKANED; encoded by the coding sequence ATGCCTGAtaagagaagaagagatgAGAGTCCTCTTGTGAGACAGGACTCGACAAAGCAGCCTACGAGCTCGGTTCTTAAGAATACTGCAGAGGTTTCTTTCCCCAGAGGTGGTGGATCTGCACTAACTCCATTGgagttgaagaaggtggCAAACGAAGCCGCTAGCGAAGTTCTGTTCGGTGATAACGGTGGTGATTCAGAGGAAGTGAGTAGCAGACCCGccaaaaagaagaagacgacTACGAAACCTCAAGCGACTAGCGCTGAAGGAACCAatgctgttgctgctgctgctgccgATGATGAAACTTTCAACGTAGTAGAACATATGAGTTTCAAGACTTTAAAGCCTAATTCATACCTTTTGGGTCAAGTATCTTCGATTAATAAGAATGATCTAACAGTTTCGTTCACAGATGGTATTTCAGGATTCGTTACAATGACCCACATTTCAGAACAATTTACATCCATCTTGGAACAGTTAGATGATAAAATGGATGCTAGTGATCATGAAGAAGATAGTGATCACGATCATTCAGAcgacgaagatgaagcagaAGCTCGAAAATCAAAGGAACTACCAGATTTGAACCAATACTTTCAATTGGGACAATGGTTAAGATGTCGCGTTACTATAAATTCCGCCATGGATTCTggaaggaagaagaaagacaagaaaagaatagaATTGTCATTGGAACCTTCTGAAGTCAACAGTTttagtgaagaagatttggataaataTTCTGCGGTCCAATGTTCAGTTAAAAGTATGGAAGACCATGGTGCTATTTTAGATTTAGGTATCGAGGGCCTAACTGGATTCGTCTCTAAGAAGGATATACCGCAAGGTTGGCAGTGTTTACCAGGATCTGTGTTCTTAGCAAATGTTGTCAAGAAATCAAGTAGAACTGTTAATGttaattttgattttagaTCTAAGAGTAACAAGATAACACAGATTTCTTCGATAGATGTGGTAGTTCCAGGTCAAGTGGTCGATTTCATGTGCCAAAAGATCACAGAACAAGGTGTTCTTGGTAAGGTCTTTGGTATGTTACCAGGATTTTTGGGAATAAATCAATCACGTATTTTCAAGCAAGAGGCTCTAAGGCACACTTTTGCCATTGGTTCCAATATCAAGTGTCGTATCATTGCTCAATTGCCATCTAAATCAGATGAAAAGACTCTAATTTTATCGATTCTACCTAACATCTTGTCTTTAGAATCTAAATGGTCTAAAGATGAAGCTCTAGATGCGTTCCCAGTCGGTCACATTTGTCAAAATTGTGAAGTTTTAGGTCGCGATTCTGAATATATTTATTTGGCATTAGACGATGAGAGGTTCGGTCAAGTGCACTTATCCAAGGCAGGTGAACTAGTGGAATCCTCAAAAAATAGATCCGACGCTAGAGTGCTCGGCTACAATGGTGTCGATAAACTGTATCAATTAGGTACCGATCCAAAACTTTTAGAACTAAGATATCTGAGGGCAGAAGACATACCGGCAGGTGAATTAGTTACTGGTTGTGAAATTGTTACTGTCTCGTCCAAGGGTATAGAGTTGAGACTATTTGGCAGTCAATTTAAGGCATTTGTACCACTTCTCCATATCTCTGATATTAGACTGGTGTATCCTGAAAGAAAGTTCAAAATTGGCTCAAAAGTCAAGTGTAGAGTTTTGAGTGTCGATGCCAGAGGCCGCATTTTTGCGACTTTAAAGAAATCTCTAGTTGGtcttgatgaagaaaatacaAAAGTTATCAGCTCCTATGATTCAGCTAATGCATTGAAAAGTGCTAATGAAGTTACTATAGCTACAGTGCAACAATTCCATACTAAAGGTTGTTTCTTAACCTTCTTTGGTAAGTTAAAGGGATTTTTACCTAATGCTGAAATATCAGAAGTTTTCGTAAGAAGACCTCAAGATCATCTAAGATTAGGCCAAACAGTATCAGTCAAATTAATCGAagtagatgaagaaagatccAGGATCATCGcaacttgtaaaatttccaacGATCTTGCTGCACAACAGAAGGAAtccattgaagaaatgATTCCTGGTAGAACTTTGGTTGATGTTACTGTTGCAGAGAAGACTAAAGATTCTTTGGTGGTCGAACTGAAAGACCTAAGTTTACGTGGTGTGATATACGTTGGTCATCTTTCAGATGCTAGAATCGAACAAAACAGAGcctctttgaaaaaaatcaagatTGGTTCTGAACTGAAGGGTTTGGTTATCGATAAGGATGTTAGGACCCATGTCTTCAATATGTCATTGAAGGAATCTCTCATCAAGGACGCTAAGGAAGATTTATTACCTATCAACTATCAAGATGTTAAATCCAAGGTACCCACGACCCCAATGCATGGTTACATCAAATCAATCTCTGAGAAGGGTCTCTTTGTGGCATTTAATGGTAAGTTTGTGGGTTTGGTACTCCCAAGTTATGCAGTGGAAAGCAGAGATGTTGACATTAGCAAAACATTTTATGTGAATCAATCTGTGACAGCATACTTGTTAAGAACAGATGACGAACATGAAAGATTTTTGTTGTCATtgaaagaaccaaagaatGCTTCGAATGGCAAGAAATCCGATGCTGAGATCGTTAATCCTGTAGATGAAAATATCAAAACTTCAGAAGATTTTACCTTGGGTAGGATTGTCAAAGGTAAGGTTAAAGCTGTTAAGAAGAACCAACTCAATATTATTTTAGCTGATAACATATTTGGTAGAGTCGACGTGGCAGAAGTTTTCGATCACATCGAGGATATCAATGATCCAAAACAACCCTTggccaatttcaaaaaggGTGATGTTATCGATGTACGTATTATCGGTAACCACGATGTCAAGAGTCACAAGTTCTTGCCGATCACACACCAAGTCGGAAAAGGCACTGTTCTCGAGTTGACTGTAAAGCCTTCTAAGTTGAAAGGTAACGAATTCAAAGCTAAAGACATTGAAGACGTTAAAgtcgatgaagaagttcttGGATTCATAAACAACCATCTCAACAACAGCTTGTGGTTAACCGTGTCTCCACGCCTCAAAGCCAAAGTATCTGCTCTGGACCTTGTGGATGATGGTGCCGAATTATCTGATAATCTTGAAGACAGTTTCCCACTTGGAAcagctttcaaaattagAGTAACCGGCATCGATAAAGAACATGCAACCATTACAGCTACAGGTAGATCCCATTCCATTAACAATATCAAGGACGCTCAACCAGGTACAAAGGTCCCAGCCCGTATTCTGAAGGTGAACGAGAAGTATGTCTTGTTGGACTTAGGTAGTGGTGTTAAGGGTATTTCCTTTGCTACTGACGCTTTGGATGATTTCTCTATTCCATTGCCAGAGGCCTTCAAGGACAAGCAGAATCAAATCGTGTCAGCCACTGTTCTTTTGGTAGATGAAGAGAATTCAAGAATCAAGCTCTCTTTACGCTCTCCAGCTGCCAAGACCCATGCCATTAGCTCTCATGAAGATCTAAAGAAAGGTGCTATTGTTCAAGCCTTGGTTAAAGGTACGACTGATAAAGGTGTTTTTGTTTATTTGAGTTCAAATCTGGAGGCATTTGTTCCAGTTAGTAAGCTTTCGGACTCTTACATCAAGGAatggaagaaattttaccaacCAATGCAACATGTCGTCGGTAAGGTTGTGAATTGTGATGACGACTCCCGTATCTTGTTGACTTTGAGGGAATCCGAAGTCAATGGtgatttgaagattttgaaaggTTATGATGATATCAAAGTCGGCGATATCTTCAATGGGCATGTTAAAAATGTCACTGACTTTGGTGTGTTTGTTAAGTTAGATGATACTGTCAACCTCACTGGTCTTGCTCATCGTACTGAAATTGCTGATGAAGCTCCTCAGGATTTAAACTCTCTGTttggtgttggtgataGGGTTAAGGCTTACATTACCAAGGTCAATGcagaaaagagaaagatcTCTTTAAGTTTGAAGGCATCTCGTTTCtctaaagaagaagatgtgaACAATGCAGTTAGTGAGGCAAATGAAGCTTCTGAAAGTGAAGACGAAGTCATGGAAGGTGTTGACTATAACCACAGTGAATCGGAGGCTGAGcctgaagaagaagatgaagaaccTAAAAAGCCAAAGGTCTCCTCCGATGGATTAAGTTTAAGTGCCGATTTCGACTGGACAGCCAGTATTTTAGATCAAACACAACCAGACGAAGAATCagaagacgaagatgaagatttcacGAAGTCTAACAAATCCAAACGCCaaaggaacaagaataaGATCGTTGAAGACAAAACTATCGAAATCAATACTAGAGCACCAGAATCTGTTGGTGATTTCGAGCGTTTAATTCTTGGTGATCCAAACTCTTCAGTTGTTTGGATGAACTATATGGCATTTCAATTGCAGTTGAGTGAAGTGGATAAAGCAAGAGAAATTGCGGAACGTGCATTGAAGACAATCAATTTTAGGGAAGAACTCGAAAAATTAAATATCTGGGTTGCTCTTCTCAACTTGGAAAACACATTTGGTACCGATGAGACTTTGAATGATATTTTTAAGAGAGCTTGTCAATACATGGATTCCTTCACTATTCACAACAAGCTATTAAGCATTTATCAAATGAGtgagaaatttgatgaagcCGCTGATTTATTCAAGGCTACTGCTAAGAAATTCGGCTCTGAAAAGGTATCCATTTGGGTATCTTGGGGAGAATTCCTAATTTCTCAAAACCAACCTGAAGAGGCTCGTGCAATTTTGACGAGAGCTTTGCAAATCTTGGCTAAGCGTAACCACATTGATGTTGTGAGAAAATTCGCACAACTAGAATTTAATAAGGGTGAGCCAGAAAGAGGTCGTTCATTATTTGAAGGTTTGATTGCTGATGTTCCTAAGAGAATTGATTTGTGGAACGTGTATTTGGATCAAGAAATGAAGACAGGtgataagaagaaagtcGAGGATTTATTTGAACGTATTGTTGTCAAAAAACTCACAAGAAAACAAGctaaattcttctttaataAGTGGTTACAATTTGAGGAAACGCAGAACGATAGTAAAGCTGAAGAGTACGTTAAGGCTAAGGCTATCGAATATGCTGAAAATCATCCAAAGGCTAACGAAGATTAG